In the genome of Symbiobacterium terraclitae, the window GGGAAGAACGCAGCGGGCAATACGGAGACGAAGTGGGTAGGGAGGGCGGGAGCTTCCGCCCCTCCCTACCCCTAAGCCATCCTAGATGACTCTTGGGAGAGCTCCTTACAAGCTTTTGAGCCCCTGGAGACGCGCCCATATGTTTGGTCAAGACACATCGCAACCTACCCAAATTACAGTTCGCCACGCGACTCCTTTGGATGTTCTGGCCCCTCATATCTTATTAATTCTCCAACTCTCTGCGGTAGCACTAAGGGGCTCCTCTCTTTAGGGGTATCCCAGACCATGCCATGCAGGACGGCAGGCCGATTGCTTGTTAAGACCATGACGTTACTCACTCGTGGATCAGCCGTGGCGGTGTACACAAGACTAGTGAGGACAGCTGTTGCCCACCCAGTTCCGCCCTCAAATCCCTCCAGTTGTTCGTCGAACTCAAGGATCGCCGTTCTTCCATCTATACTCACGTTCAACAACTCAGGAAAGGAACCAATTCCACTGAACAATCCAGCATCAGGAACCCCAGCAACGAGGGCTTCGATAGCCCCCCGTAGAGGGTCGACACTGGCTGGTATGAGCACTTCAACGGGTTGCAGAAGATCGGTCGTCAAATAATCCCAGTAGTAAACAACCACGATCTGCCCGGGTACACCGCTTGTAAGGTCGATGTGACTGCGCCTGAAATTGAGGAGGCGTGAATGGGATTCTTCAAGCCTTTGTACTCTTTCATTAAGATCTAGAAGCTGCTTCTCAATACTGTCATCCATGTGCTCAAGAGATGATTTCGGTTGCGCATTCGGAAGTGGAGTGCTGCAGCC includes:
- a CDS encoding GerMN domain-containing protein — its product is MLGRLLLVIMAAILVAGCSTPLPNAQPKSSLEHMDDSIEKQLLDLNERVQRLEESHSRLLNFRRSHIDLTSGVPGQIVVVYYWDYLTTDLLQPVEVLIPASVDPLRGAIEALVAGVPDAGLFSGIGSFPELLNVSIDGRTAILEFDEQLEGFEGGTGWATAVLTSLVYTATADPRVSNVMVLTSNRPAVLHGMVWDTPKERSPLVLPQRVGELIRYEGPEHPKESRGEL